The Pirellulales bacterium genome includes the window GGCTACCCCGATTTCGATCAGCCGCAAACAAACATGGTTCCACGTCAAAAAGGAGCAACCGTGGCAACCAACGAATCCTTGAAACTCGGCCCCATCGACCAGATCGGACTCTCGTGCACCGATCTGGACGAAGCAGAGCGGTTTTACAGCGACGTGCTCGGATTGCGACTATCCGGAGACGTGCCGGGAACGATGAAGTTCTTCACCTGCGACCGCATGAATATCGTGCTCTTCAAAGGGGATTCCGTGCCGCCAAATTCCGTGATCTATTTCCGCGTTCAGGGCGAGCCCGGCCTAATCGAGAAGAAGGCGGCGCTGCTCAAATCCAGCGGCGTGAAAGTCGAAAGCGATCCCCACGTCATCGCCCGCAATTGGAATGGCTTCGACGTATGGCTAGCATTCTTCCGCGACCCCTTCGGAAATCTGCTGGCATTGAAGAGCGACGTGCCCACCAAAAAAATGGGCTAACAGTTCACGCCAAATCGAACAGCATGATCTCCGCGGGCTGCTTGCCGACGATTGCCAGGCCGGGCTCGTCGCTGGCCGCCAGGCCGTCGCTGGTTTCGAGCGGGATGCCGTTGACGGTGACGCTGC containing:
- a CDS encoding gluconate 2-dehydrogenase subunit 3 family protein codes for the protein MTNPSITPLIPDHLAALAALANGIIPADEIDAGAAEVSAAARLDEKIQNGVNAAIYQQGLATAATLAQEKHGRPLAKLTPAEIHELIATLRDRLPAFFKQLRLDVSALYLSDPGVWQRIGFPGPSTATGGYPDFDQPQTNMVPRQKGATVATNESLKLGPIDQIGLSCTDLDEAERFYSDVLGLRLSGDVPGTMKFFTCDRMNIVLFKGDSVPPNSVIYFRVQGEPGLIEKKAALLKSSGVKVESDPHVIARNWNGFDVWLAFFRDPFGNLLALKSDVPTKKMG